Within Spinacia oleracea cultivar Varoflay chromosome 4, BTI_SOV_V1, whole genome shotgun sequence, the genomic segment AAGGATGGAGTGAGTAAATATAGTTTTCGAAGTTCttataagataaaaataaaaatcgtatgaATGCGCTTATGTTGGGTTAATCATTAGACCGTCTCTCCAAATATTAGCGGTATGTGCGAAGGATACCATCACACGGTGCAAGATCTTCTAAGTGTTTGTAACAAGTGTCAGGAGTATCTTTgtttgatttaatttgttaagcacttgaaatatttagatttttttaGATGTTGATAACTTCTTATTAATGAGTTGAatttacttttaaaaaaataaaaaaaactcgaaatcaactttaattttttttatatatactaCCTAAGTTTCTAAATAGCTGCACCGTTTTAACTTTTATTACAGAgtactatttatttattttactttgaCCATAATTTACtactaataaataaaacaaaatatagTTATGTAAAATATTATTGGGTTTGtatctatatatatttaaaagtttataattttattaatacATAACTAGCTCTTGAGCCCGTTCTAAGAACAGGCAATTAGTTGTTGTTTAcgtgttttaaagttttaacttTTTTGAAGGTTTGTGATTTTAGGGGAAATATATGATTAGATAGTGGTGAAATTTGAAGGTTgaaataatatataaaaattaaattaaatggtgaattaaTATTTAGTGTTAAAGAAGTAGATGAAGTGTAAAAAGTTGAATGAATATTATTAAATGGTAAATTGATGTtgaatgaagaagatgaagtggaagaagcattaaaattgtaaaatatagcaaacaacaaaataaacaattgaaagaaaaaaataaagagaaGAAGAGGATGCCACAGGTCATCTAAACATCTATGATATTGCtctttaaatactaggtataaatctaatatatatatatatatatatataaaggaggcatatttgctgaaatattagagcgccacctaggattactaatggtttcggccaatgaaaaataagatttctaatttatttttgaattaaaaaaatcgattgtcatgtagataattaattaggtgccacatagatattttaattaattaattactaatatatacaactccatccaaaatcaaacactaaaataattaaaaaaaatctaaaataaaattcattcaaaatcaaacactaatctaaaataaaataaataaaatccattatccaatattagagcgccatgtagggaatctaatggttttggccaatgaaaaataagatttcaaaattaatttggaattaaaaaagtcgagtgtcacgtagataaataattaaacgccacgtagatattttaattaattaatttataatattacgcatatacaatttcatccaaaaacaaacactctcataatttatttattttttaaatctaaaatgaaatttaatgcaaaatcaaaaactaatttaatctaatacgaagtatataaactTGGTATATACATAAcgatttaatagaatccgtgcattgcacgggctCAAATCTAGTTATAAATATTGAGGGTCAAAGTTATGCATTGGCCAACCTAAATATCAAAATTGTGCAACTATTTTGAAAAGCGGGAATTAACGAATTGTATAAATAAATATGGATGAGTCAGGACTCGAACCCAAACTCAAAGTACACCGTAGCTCTTTgtcacaaacaaacaaacaaacaaacaaacaaacaaacaaaacccGAAAAAAGCACTTTGGAATTGAGGATTGCTAAACCTCAAGtggcttgtgtccatatggacacaagtgacTCAAATACAATTATTTTTAGTACCAACACAGCATATGTCAGTACCAATAACACAAATAATTGTATTGGTACTTTTTAACAATATATTAGAATACCAATGCCATATTCTTAGTACCAATATCAAATTAGCGGGTACCAATTACAAGTCAAAGTCACTTGTATCAATAGTCTTAGTACCAATATCAAATTAGCGGGTACCAATTACAAGCCACTTGAGTCCAAGACTTCCTCCTTTGGAATTCTGTTACAGCATCTTCCCCAGTAAGGAAGTTGGAGAATAGCACCTGAACCAACACATCCATGGTTTGCAGTGCAACACTCAAGAATTCGGGATGAAGTTTATAGCTCGCACTCCTCTTTCCATGGCGGTTTCGGCTTCCTCTTCCTTCTTTCATGCTGCTACTTTTGGTAATACTCTTCCTTTTCTCTCATTCTTCACTTTCCCTAATTTCCTATTGATTTCCCCCTTTCAATTTGTTAGTTTCCGACATTGCTCCCATATCCCCTATCAATTTGATGATGAACGCCAATTGCTTCTTCAATCTGTTAGAGATCAATCcaaattagggttctctgattTAAAACTCCCTCTTTCACTCTTCCATCAATTGACCTCTTTGCGTCCTCTTCCTTCTGTTATCGTTTTCAATCAGCTCTTTACTGCCATGAATAAATTGAAGCACCTTCAACCTCATCCCACCATCATTTCTATCTACAGAGACCTTGAATTATCTGGTATTCGACCCAATATGCATTCCATGGATATTCTCACCAATTGTTACTGTCATCTCGGCCGCGTCAATTTCGGCTTCTCTTGCCTCGGTAAAAGCCTGAAACTTGGCTATCCCCCCAATTCTATTTTATTAACCACCTTAATCAACGGCTATATCCAGTGTGATAAGCTCCCTTTAGCTGAGAAATTGCTAGATAAAACAATCAAGTTAGGTTTCCAACCTGAGATTGTTACCTGCGGTGCTATGGTCAAAGGCCTTTGCCGAATAGGCGACAATGTGAGCGCTCTCAATTTTCTTAACAAAATGCAATCTGGAGGTATTTGTAAGCCTGACATTGTAATATACAACACTATAATTGATAGTCTCTGTAAGGACAAGCTCTTAAAACAGGGCCTGAACCTGTTCTCCGCTATGAAAACTCAGGGCATTCGACCTGATGTTGTCACTTCTACCTCCTTGGTTCGAGGCCTCTACAATTCCGGCTGTCCGGATGAGGCTAAGCGTTTTTTGACTGAGATGTTGGAGAACAACATAGCACCGAATGTTAAGACCTACAGCATGTTGGTTGACATGTTATGTAAAGGCGGGAGTGTTGATGAAGCACAAGCCATTCTACACCTTATGACGGAAAGAGGTGTAACTCCCAACATCATTACTTGCAATGCTTTACTAGATGGTTATTGTTTACGTGGTCAGATGGAAGATGCAGAAAAGCTAATTAAGTTCATGGCCCAAAATGGGTGTGAGCTTGATCTTGTATGTTTCTCTACAATGATAAATGGATACTGCAAGGCTAGAAACACTGACATGGCCCTCAACATATTCCAAAAAATGTTACAAAAAGGGATAACGCTTGATGTTGTTACCTATACCACTCTTATTGATGGACTGTGCAAAGCAAGTAGGCTCCCACTTGCACTCAATCTATTCAAGGAAATGCAAGCTCACGGTGTTATTCCAAATGTTGTTACATATAGTTCATTGGTTGATGGCCTATGCAAAAGTGCACGGCTTGATGAGGCAGTTGCAATACTCGAAGATATGGAGGATAAAGGTACTAAGCCTAATATTTTCACCTACAATATCCTAATGGATAGCTTGTGTGAGGCTGGAAAGCTTGATGATGCAGCAAATTTGTTCTATGATCTTGTACTGAAGGATCTAAAGCCTAATATTAAAACATACAATATCATGATCAAAGGCTACTGCAAGAAAGGACTAATGAATGAAGCTGATGAAGTATTGAGGAAAATGGAGGAAGTTGGTTGTTTCCCTAATGATATCACCTATAATACGATCATCCAAGGATACATTCGCAATAATGACTTGCCGAAAGCATTATACTATTGTGATCTTATGGTTAGCAAGGGGTTTGAAGCTGATGCAAACACTTTCGCATTATTTGTTGACCTCTTGTCGTCTGATAGCTTAAGTGACTCATCCAAGGCCCTGTTTCAGAAGTTTATCAAATGAATTGAACTCCAATTTCGCCAGGATCGGAGATTTTGGACCTTGGGTACGAAATTGTTGTTCTTGAGGTAACTTATTTGTCATCCATTTAGTGTAAATTTACTCCTGATGCTAGGGTCACTTCTGTTTTGCTAGTTGCTATGAATTTTTTGCAACAAGTGAAAATTTTATTGTGCCGTGTGTGGTAGTAAAGTTCAATGCTCTTTTTTTTTACTACTTCTATATTCGTTGTCCCACGTTAATGGTCATGTCTTTCCTGGCTATAACAAGAAGTAGGCACTCTGTTTTAAATTGTGTTACTTGGACAACAGAGAATTGCCAGAAATACATTGAACACTGTGAGTGAAATTGAATATTAGAAAGTATTATTCATAGTAGAAAATATTAGAAAGTCTCAGTCAGTGTAAGTGAAGTTGAGCTGGAACAACAGATTATTCATAATAGTGGTATGTCACAAATTTGTTAGTTCTCCCATACCATTCATTTCTGTCCTTGCTCTTTCATGGTTTGTTTCAGCCTTGAAGCTATGCTGTTCATCTCTGGCTAATAGAATATAGAAACATCAAAAAAAGCTACAACGGTACTACCCTGAACAACATTACAATCAGAATTGCACTAGCAAGCAGACATTAGTAGTCACAAATTACTTCTAAATAAGACCAGTAAACTTAACTTCCTCCTGTTGAAAATAACAGAAAGCATTTGAATAAAATTAGAGGATATAGTCCCAATAATGACTTATCGAAAGCATTATATATTGTGATCTTATGGTCGCAAGTTCGCAACGGATTTGAAGCTGATGCATACACTTTCTCATTATTTGTTGACCTCTTGTCTTCTGATAGTTTAACTGACTCGTCCAAGTGCCTTCTTCAGAAGTTTATCAACTGAATGAAAGTTCAGATAACTGCAAGTTTGTTAGGGTTAGaaattttggaccttggatatTAAATTGTTGGTTCTTAAGGTATCTGACTTAtctttttattaaagtaaaataacTTATGGTGCTA encodes:
- the LOC110775793 gene encoding putative pentatricopeptide repeat-containing protein At1g12700, mitochondrial, translating into MKFIARTPLSMAVSASSSFFHAATFGNTLPFLSFFTFPNFLLISPFQFVSFRHCSHIPYQFDDERQLLLQSVRDQSKLGFSDLKLPLSLFHQLTSLRPLPSVIVFNQLFTAMNKLKHLQPHPTIISIYRDLELSGIRPNMHSMDILTNCYCHLGRVNFGFSCLGKSLKLGYPPNSILLTTLINGYIQCDKLPLAEKLLDKTIKLGFQPEIVTCGAMVKGLCRIGDNVSALNFLNKMQSGGICKPDIVIYNTIIDSLCKDKLLKQGLNLFSAMKTQGIRPDVVTSTSLVRGLYNSGCPDEAKRFLTEMLENNIAPNVKTYSMLVDMLCKGGSVDEAQAILHLMTERGVTPNIITCNALLDGYCLRGQMEDAEKLIKFMAQNGCELDLVCFSTMINGYCKARNTDMALNIFQKMLQKGITLDVVTYTTLIDGLCKASRLPLALNLFKEMQAHGVIPNVVTYSSLVDGLCKSARLDEAVAILEDMEDKGTKPNIFTYNILMDSLCEAGKLDDAANLFYDLVLKDLKPNIKTYNIMIKGYCKKGLMNEADEVLRKMEEVGCFPNDITYNTIIQGYIRNNDLPKALYYCDLMVSKGFEADANTFALFVDLLSSDSLSDSSKALFQKFIK